One window from the genome of Hydractinia symbiolongicarpus strain clone_291-10 chromosome 1, HSymV2.1, whole genome shotgun sequence encodes:
- the LOC130642404 gene encoding snRNA-activating protein complex subunit 3-like, with amino-acid sequence MEAYKYCPVNEAYLFTSPLMNIDIFKEQCVLNIDFEDMEVRRNDKSQWQIDKEKLAETLKTDLQTVLELEEVCSIDNLKCDYEDQFDFNQRHVFKDFPDDNKLQTVKQVKMGKTKVEELAYVPTFPEPVIEEISEEDELVSSGEVLLTVSIFHPEKRKVHMEFKVLPDQKLTEVRDLITCQSDKVIFGEFSSNPSLEGVKTAKEISDASFFFVEQCFYNDTRNPLNRDYSRIIKEWAKESERYTVPGLGLFDSTNMQDKTFRDLNFRLGYPYLFCHQGNCEHLMVFNDMRLISEDDPQKVESYPLKTLVLLPRHKRCSICNIHLIKWMTKNDEMAFEDPSFFCDKCFRYLHYTKDGKKLASFQAFPYVSTD; translated from the exons ATGGAAGCTTATAAATATTGTCCAGTCAATGAGGCGTATTTATTTACGTCTCCATTGATGAATATTGATATATTTAAAGAGCAATGTGTTTTGAACATTGATTTTGAAGACATGGAGGTAAGAAGAAATGATAAAAGTCAATGGCAAATAGACAAAGAAAAACTTGCAGAAACACTTAAAACTGATTTGCAGACAGTTTTGGAACTGGAGGAGGTGTGCAGCATTGATAATTTAAAG TGTGACTATGAAGATCAATTCGATTTCAATCAACGGCATGTGTTTAAGGATTTTCCAGATGATAACAAACTACAAACTGTAAA GCAAGTTAAAATGGGCAAAACAAAAGTTGAAGAATTGGCATATGTCCCTACATTCCCTGAG CCTGTTATAGAAGAAATCAGCGAAGAGGACGAACTAGTATCCAGTGGTGAAGTTTTGTTGACGGTCTCTATATTTCATCCTGAAAAG AGAAAAGTTCATATGGAATTCAAAGTACTTCCAGATCAG AAATTAACTGAAGTGCGAGATCTTATAACGTGTCAGTCAGATAAAGTTATTTTTGGTGAATTCAGTTCGAATCCAAGCTTGGAAGGAGTCAAGACTGCTAAG GAAATCAGTGATGCTTCCTTCTTTTTTGTtgaacaatgtttttataatgaCACTAGAAACCCGTTAAATCGTGATTATAGCAG aattatTAAAGAATGGGCAAAAGAATCTGAAAGATATACCGTTCCCGGGTTAGGATTGTTTGATTCAACAAACATGCAGGATAAAACTTTTAGAGACCTGAATTTTCGACTTGGTTACCCGTATTTGTTTTGTCATCAAGGTAACTGTGAGCATCTGATGGTTTTTAATGACATGAG ATTGATCTCAGAAGATGATCCACAGAAAGTCGAAAGTTATCCCTTGAAGACATTGGTGTTATTGCCTCGACATAAAAGATGTTCCATCTGCAACATTCACCTAATAAA GTGGATGACAAAGAACGATGAAATGGCGTTTGAAGATCCAAGTTTTTTCTGCGACAAATGCTTTCGTTATCTTCACTACACAAAAGATGGGAAAAAACTTGCATCTTTTCAAGCTTTTCCTTATGTTAGCACTGATTAG